In a genomic window of Hymenobacter chitinivorans DSM 11115:
- a CDS encoding OmpA family protein, whose translation MKSPKSLLALFMALTMFLGSCASSQPASQPDLSTNNGTGARKTGMSKTAKGGLIGAGAGAAAGAVLGRVIGGKNGTAAGAIIGAAVGGTGGALIGRKMDKQAEELQRDMKNARVERVGEGIKITFDSGILFDTNKSDLRAASQTEITKMAEVLKKYPDTNVIIEGHTDNSGSDAINQPLSERRAQAVANYTISQGVDASRVQTKGYGSSQPVADNTTAEGKQANRRVEVAIFANEKMKKAAENGTL comes from the coding sequence ATGAAATCTCCCAAATCCCTTCTGGCCCTGTTCATGGCCTTGACCATGTTCCTCGGCTCCTGCGCTTCGTCGCAGCCCGCTAGCCAGCCTGACCTGTCGACCAATAATGGCACGGGCGCCCGCAAAACCGGTATGAGCAAAACGGCCAAAGGTGGCCTGATTGGTGCCGGCGCCGGCGCCGCTGCTGGGGCCGTGCTCGGCCGCGTAATCGGTGGTAAAAACGGTACCGCAGCCGGTGCCATCATTGGCGCCGCCGTGGGTGGTACCGGTGGGGCCCTGATTGGCCGCAAGATGGATAAGCAGGCCGAAGAACTGCAGCGCGACATGAAAAACGCCCGCGTGGAGCGCGTTGGCGAGGGTATCAAAATTACCTTCGATTCGGGCATCCTTTTCGACACCAACAAGTCGGATCTGCGTGCGGCTTCGCAAACCGAAATCACCAAGATGGCTGAAGTGCTGAAAAAGTACCCCGACACGAACGTCATCATCGAAGGCCACACCGACAACTCCGGTTCGGACGCCATCAACCAGCCCCTGTCGGAGCGCCGCGCTCAGGCTGTGGCCAACTACACCATCAGCCAGGGCGTGGATGCTTCGCGTGTTCAGACCAAAGGCTATGGCTCGTCGCAGCCCGTGGCCGACAACACCACGGCTGAAGGCAAGCAGGCTAACCGCCGCGTAGAAGTTGCCATCTTCGCTAACGAGAAAATGAAGAAGGCTGCTGAGAACGGCACCCTGTAA
- a CDS encoding OmpA family protein yields the protein MKTLRSYFAIMMAVLLLGTSYAQAQTTTTTEKKPWSKTAKGAIIGGLGGAAGGAVLGRVIGGKSGTAKGAIIGAAVGGGAGALIGRRMDKQAAELKREMAGARVERVGEGIKITFDSGLLFAKNSAALTSTAQENIAELAKTLIKYNDTNVIVEGHTDTSGSDAINDPLSQRRAQAVANYAQQQGVDASRFTVTGYGSKQPVADNSTEAGRIANRRVEVAIFANEKLKKAAEKGTI from the coding sequence ATGAAAACCCTTCGTTCGTATTTCGCAATTATGATGGCAGTGTTGCTGCTGGGTACGAGCTACGCTCAGGCTCAGACAACGACTACCACGGAGAAAAAGCCCTGGAGCAAAACGGCTAAAGGCGCTATCATCGGTGGCTTGGGTGGTGCCGCCGGCGGTGCCGTGCTGGGCCGCGTGATTGGCGGTAAGTCGGGCACGGCCAAAGGTGCTATCATTGGTGCTGCCGTGGGCGGTGGTGCCGGGGCCCTGATTGGTCGCCGCATGGACAAGCAGGCCGCTGAGCTGAAGCGGGAAATGGCTGGTGCCCGCGTAGAGCGGGTTGGGGAAGGCATCAAAATCACCTTCGATTCGGGCCTGTTGTTCGCCAAGAACTCGGCTGCGCTGACCTCGACGGCCCAGGAAAATATTGCTGAGCTGGCTAAAACCCTCATCAAATACAACGACACCAACGTTATTGTGGAAGGCCACACCGACACCAGCGGTTCGGACGCCATCAACGACCCTCTGTCGCAGCGCCGGGCTCAGGCCGTGGCCAACTACGCCCAGCAGCAAGGGGTAGATGCTTCGCGCTTCACGGTAACGGGTTACGGCTCGAAGCAGCCGGTAGCCGACAACTCGACCGAAGCCGGCCGGATTGCTAACCGCCGCGTGGAAGTTGCCATCTTCGCTAACGAAAAGCTGAAGAAGGCTGCCGAAAAAGGCACCATCTAA
- a CDS encoding endonuclease III domain-containing protein, with protein MTDAYSLPAADKTWQDHVVLNEFFGPLDPKPRRTPMRELISTLLSHRTTHHDEELAYDRMLEAFGDWEGVLAAPTADLAHAIRTTRWPDTQAPRIQEILRRLKAEQGSFTLDFLADWPVEKGLEWLTDMPGIGLKTASLVLLFNYQKPVLPVDTHVHRVAQRVGMIGPKVSVEKAHQVLLAQLPKDALVLLNFHKHNYWHGQHICFFTKPDCPNCPLKGFCNYYLEHYGPATAEALAATPTQWDIKRGTLQH; from the coding sequence ATGACCGATGCCTATTCGCTGCCCGCGGCCGACAAGACCTGGCAGGACCACGTGGTTCTGAACGAGTTTTTCGGCCCTCTCGATCCTAAACCGCGCCGCACGCCCATGCGGGAGCTGATTAGCACCCTGCTCTCGCACCGCACCACCCACCACGACGAAGAGCTGGCCTACGACCGGATGCTGGAGGCCTTCGGGGATTGGGAAGGCGTGCTGGCCGCGCCGACGGCCGACCTAGCCCACGCTATCCGGACCACCCGCTGGCCCGATACCCAGGCGCCCCGCATTCAGGAGATTCTGCGCCGCCTCAAGGCCGAGCAGGGCAGCTTCACGCTCGATTTCCTGGCCGACTGGCCAGTGGAAAAAGGGTTGGAGTGGCTGACCGACATGCCGGGCATCGGGTTGAAAACCGCGTCGTTGGTGCTGCTCTTCAACTACCAAAAGCCGGTGTTGCCCGTCGATACGCACGTGCACCGGGTGGCCCAGCGCGTGGGTATGATCGGGCCGAAAGTGTCGGTGGAAAAAGCCCACCAGGTGCTGCTGGCCCAGCTGCCAAAGGATGCACTGGTGCTGCTCAACTTTCACAAGCACAACTACTGGCACGGGCAGCACATCTGCTTTTTTACCAAGCCCGACTGTCCCAATTGCCCCCTGAAGGGCTTCTGCAACTATTATCTGGAGCACTACGGCCCGGCCACGGCCGAGGCCCTAGCCGCTACGCCTACTCAGTGGGACATTAAGCGCGGGACTCTGCAGCACTAG
- a CDS encoding radical SAM protein, translating into MRLVRHPVLCNYYVTYRCNARCSFCDIWEKPSPYIQLADVEQNLRDLKRLGVSVMDFTGGEPLLHRQIHEFVGLAHDMGFITTLTTNCLLYPKYAEKLRGKVDMLHFSLDASEKEVHDKGRGVACYDFVLESIRVAKELGERPDILFTVFRENLHDLEAVYRDIAQPNGLMLIINPAFEYNSVETGEQLTPAELDYLSAFGKKRGVYLNEAFIQLRKDGGNHVAAPVCKAASTTLVISPSNELVVPCYHLGEQKFPIQGQLYELYQSPEVGRMVALEGRLPQCEGCTINCYMQPSFAVEINKYFWQALPSTLKYNVQKGTWRRMLAR; encoded by the coding sequence ATGCGTCTAGTTCGTCACCCGGTGCTTTGCAACTATTACGTCACTTACCGGTGCAATGCGCGGTGCTCGTTCTGTGATATCTGGGAGAAACCCTCGCCCTATATTCAGCTGGCCGACGTGGAGCAGAACCTGCGGGACCTGAAGCGGCTGGGCGTGAGCGTCATGGACTTTACCGGTGGGGAGCCGCTGCTGCACCGACAGATTCACGAGTTTGTGGGTCTGGCCCACGACATGGGCTTTATCACGACCCTGACTACCAACTGCCTGCTCTACCCCAAGTACGCCGAAAAGCTGCGCGGCAAGGTCGATATGCTGCACTTTTCCCTGGATGCCTCCGAGAAGGAAGTGCACGACAAGGGCAGGGGCGTGGCCTGCTACGACTTCGTGCTGGAAAGCATCCGGGTGGCCAAAGAGCTGGGGGAGCGGCCCGATATTTTATTCACCGTGTTCCGTGAAAACCTGCACGACCTGGAAGCCGTGTACCGCGACATTGCCCAGCCCAACGGCCTGATGCTCATCATCAATCCGGCCTTTGAGTACAACAGCGTGGAAACCGGTGAGCAGCTGACTCCGGCCGAGCTGGATTATCTGTCGGCCTTCGGCAAGAAGCGGGGTGTATACCTGAACGAGGCCTTTATTCAGCTGCGCAAGGACGGTGGCAACCACGTGGCCGCGCCCGTGTGCAAAGCCGCCAGCACCACGCTGGTCATCTCGCCGAGCAACGAACTGGTGGTGCCCTGCTACCACTTAGGCGAGCAGAAATTCCCCATTCAGGGCCAGCTCTACGAGCTCTACCAGTCGCCGGAGGTGGGGCGGATGGTAGCTCTGGAAGGCCGGCTGCCCCAGTGTGAGGGCTGCACCATCAACTGCTACATGCAGCCCAGCTTCGCAGTCGAAATCAACAAGTACTTCTGGCAGGCCCTGCCCAGCACCCTCAAATACAACGTCCAGAAAGGGACCTGGCGGCGAATGCTGGCCCGATAA
- a CDS encoding gamma carbonic anhydrase family protein, whose translation MPALILPVHGVLPTLGANCFVADNATIIGDVTLGADCTVWFNAVIRGDVNSIRIGDKTNIQDGAVLHCTYQKAATTVGSRVSIGHKAIVHGCTIDDDVLIGMGAIVMDKAVVGQGCIIAAGAVVLENTQCEPGYLYAGIPARKIKPVTEEQRANLSRTADNYVLYASWLKPE comes from the coding sequence ATGCCTGCTTTGATTCTGCCGGTTCACGGCGTTCTGCCGACTTTGGGCGCCAATTGTTTCGTGGCCGATAACGCCACCATTATCGGGGATGTGACGCTGGGCGCCGACTGCACCGTGTGGTTTAACGCCGTTATCCGCGGCGACGTGAACAGCATCCGCATCGGCGACAAAACCAATATTCAGGACGGAGCCGTGCTGCACTGCACCTACCAGAAGGCTGCTACCACCGTGGGTTCCCGGGTCAGCATCGGCCACAAAGCCATTGTGCACGGCTGTACCATCGACGACGACGTGCTCATCGGCATGGGGGCCATTGTGATGGATAAGGCCGTGGTGGGCCAAGGATGCATTATTGCCGCCGGGGCCGTGGTGCTGGAAAATACCCAGTGCGAGCCAGGCTACCTGTACGCCGGAATTCCGGCTCGCAAAATCAAGCCCGTGACGGAGGAGCAGCGCGCCAACCTAAGCCGCACGGCCGATAACTACGTGCTTTACGCCAGCTGGCTGAAGCCCGAGTAG
- a CDS encoding hemolysin family protein codes for MILNILLTVLLVLLNGFFVAAEFAFVKVRISQIEIKAQSGNFLAKRVQSMLQDLNFYLSATQLGITLASLALGWIGESVVAEVVLALIHQFSIALSVEAVHRISLVTSFSIITVLHIVLGEQAPKVLAIQKPESTTMAVALPLWAFAKIFWLFIKLLNTLSNLVAGLFGGQVTHGPEAHSADELRLLLDQSKQSGEIQDSEHELIANVFQFNDRMVKQIMVPRTKLSAIDVDTPQENILEIVYNEGYSRIPVFEDNIDNIVGVLYVKDLLPIVRRNEPIVLSKIMRPAYFVPETKKINRLLRQFQRKHTHMAIVSDEFGGVSGIVTIEDIMEELVGEIQDEYDNEVPVVEKISETDYRVNTATPISDANEYLPYPLPEGDDYETVGGLLNVIYGNIPEVGDVAVLDNYEFRVLQRSRRAVELVQLRVTADEERQLETGEGLNM; via the coding sequence ATGATCTTAAATATCTTACTTACCGTTCTGCTCGTGTTGCTGAACGGCTTTTTTGTGGCAGCAGAGTTTGCCTTCGTCAAAGTTCGTATCTCCCAAATTGAGATAAAGGCGCAAAGTGGCAACTTTCTGGCCAAGCGGGTGCAAAGCATGCTGCAGGACCTGAACTTCTATTTGTCAGCTACCCAGCTCGGTATTACGCTGGCCTCTCTGGCCCTGGGTTGGATCGGGGAAAGCGTGGTGGCGGAAGTGGTACTGGCCCTTATCCACCAATTCAGTATTGCGTTGTCGGTGGAAGCAGTGCACCGGATTTCGCTGGTCACCTCCTTTTCGATCATCACCGTTCTGCACATTGTACTTGGGGAGCAAGCCCCCAAAGTGCTGGCCATCCAGAAGCCCGAGAGTACGACCATGGCCGTAGCTCTGCCGCTGTGGGCCTTTGCCAAAATCTTCTGGCTTTTTATTAAGCTGCTCAACACGCTTTCCAACCTGGTAGCGGGTTTGTTTGGCGGGCAGGTAACCCACGGCCCCGAGGCCCACTCGGCCGACGAGCTGCGCCTGCTGCTAGACCAAAGCAAGCAGAGCGGCGAAATTCAGGACTCGGAGCATGAGTTGATTGCAAACGTGTTTCAGTTCAACGACCGAATGGTGAAGCAGATTATGGTGCCCCGCACCAAGCTCTCGGCCATCGACGTGGATACGCCCCAGGAAAACATTCTGGAAATTGTCTACAACGAAGGCTATTCCCGCATTCCGGTGTTCGAAGACAATATTGACAACATCGTGGGCGTACTCTACGTGAAGGATCTGCTGCCGATTGTGCGCCGCAATGAGCCCATCGTGCTGTCCAAAATCATGCGGCCGGCGTACTTCGTACCCGAAACGAAGAAGATTAACCGCCTGCTGCGCCAGTTTCAGCGCAAGCACACCCACATGGCCATCGTCTCGGACGAGTTTGGCGGCGTGTCGGGCATCGTGACCATCGAGGACATCATGGAGGAGCTGGTGGGCGAAATCCAGGACGAGTACGACAACGAGGTACCGGTAGTCGAGAAGATTTCGGAAACCGACTACCGCGTCAACACCGCCACGCCCATTTCCGACGCCAACGAGTACCTGCCCTACCCCCTGCCCGAGGGCGACGACTACGAAACTGTGGGCGGTTTGCTCAACGTCATCTATGGCAACATTCCCGAAGTCGGCGACGTGGCCGTGCTCGACAACTACGAGTTTCGGGTGCTGCAACGCTCCCGCCGCGCCGTGGAGCTAGTACAGCTCCGCGTCACGGCCGACGAGGAGCGGCAGCTGGAAACCGGTGAAGGCCTGAATATGTAA
- a CDS encoding protein-disulfide reductase DsbD family protein, with product MLFNKKILLPLWFLLLLLGPASAQVLTPAKLSTAVSQPAAKAGEELDLIVNARIDNTWHLYATDFDPDLGPTVFTFSFAKSPAYELVGKPKSVGAKKKFDDVFKGDVTYFEKTGQIRQRIRVLQPGPLTVKADVEYQSCTDVDGRCIPGNETLSFGPVEVSGAAVAAATPAATTTPATTTAPAATPSVTTPQAAGTATPAADSAAVAAAPVAASPEASATVAPAAAESAAGAAPVAASASNTPAGTGLSLWKYLLLAFGAGLVAVLMPCVYPMLPMTVSYFTNKSSRGEAISKALVYGLSIISIYTGVGVVLSLLFGADAANVISSHWLPNLLSFVIFLLFGMSFLGMFEINAPSSLVNKVDAKADQGGWSGLFFMAATLVLVSFSCTVPIVGSVAIAAANGELLRPTLGMLAFSTAFALPFVLFALFPTWLKSMPRSGGWLNTLKVVLGFVELAMAFKFLSSADLSYHWGLLPRPVFLAIWIVLAGLLGMYLLGKIRLPHDSDNPRVSVPHLLLGAVALSFMLYMVPGLFGAPLNALSALAPPPARQDFAWLGSGAAPATATAAELCTSPRYAEVLELPHNLSGYFTLQEALACAKEKNKPIFVDFTGHNCGNCRVMEAGVWSDPRVLQRLRDDYIIVALYADDKTELPADQWYTSKRDQRVKKTLGEQNLDFQISRFNMNAQPYYTLLSPSSTLENPVVLAPAVTYESDVNKFIRFLDAGKAQHQRQNAPVARR from the coding sequence ATGCTTTTTAATAAGAAAATACTGCTGCCCCTGTGGTTTTTGCTGCTGCTACTCGGCCCGGCGTCGGCCCAGGTGCTCACGCCGGCCAAGCTCAGCACTGCCGTCAGTCAGCCCGCGGCCAAGGCGGGGGAGGAGCTCGATTTGATTGTCAATGCCCGCATCGACAACACCTGGCACCTCTACGCTACTGATTTCGACCCCGACCTGGGGCCCACGGTTTTTACCTTCTCATTTGCCAAAAGCCCGGCCTACGAGCTGGTCGGTAAGCCCAAATCGGTGGGGGCCAAAAAGAAGTTTGACGACGTGTTTAAGGGCGACGTCACCTACTTCGAAAAGACCGGCCAGATCCGGCAGCGCATTCGGGTGCTGCAGCCCGGCCCGCTCACCGTCAAGGCCGACGTCGAATACCAGAGCTGCACCGACGTGGACGGGCGCTGCATTCCCGGCAACGAAACCCTGAGCTTCGGTCCCGTCGAGGTAAGCGGCGCAGCAGTAGCCGCCGCAACCCCGGCGGCAACTACAACGCCCGCCACCACTACGGCCCCGGCAGCTACCCCATCCGTCACAACGCCCCAAGCCGCCGGCACGGCAACTCCCGCGGCCGATTCGGCTGCCGTAGCCGCGGCCCCGGTCGCTGCCTCTCCTGAAGCCTCGGCCACCGTGGCTCCCGCGGCCGCCGAAAGTGCTGCTGGTGCTGCTCCCGTAGCTGCCTCGGCCTCCAACACACCCGCCGGCACGGGCTTGAGCTTGTGGAAATACCTGCTGCTGGCCTTCGGCGCGGGCCTGGTGGCCGTGCTCATGCCCTGCGTGTATCCCATGCTGCCGATGACGGTGTCGTACTTCACCAACAAGAGCAGCCGGGGCGAGGCCATCAGCAAGGCCCTGGTATATGGCCTCTCCATTATCAGCATCTACACCGGTGTGGGCGTGGTGCTGAGTTTGCTCTTCGGCGCCGACGCGGCCAACGTTATCAGCTCCCACTGGCTGCCCAACCTACTGTCCTTCGTTATCTTCCTCTTGTTCGGCATGTCATTTCTGGGCATGTTTGAAATCAACGCGCCCAGCAGCCTAGTTAATAAAGTAGATGCTAAAGCCGACCAGGGCGGCTGGTCAGGGCTGTTTTTCATGGCGGCCACCCTGGTGCTCGTCTCTTTTTCCTGCACCGTGCCCATCGTGGGCTCGGTAGCCATTGCCGCGGCCAACGGCGAGCTGCTGCGGCCCACGCTGGGTATGCTGGCCTTCTCTACGGCCTTTGCTTTGCCCTTCGTGCTGTTTGCCCTGTTCCCGACCTGGCTCAAGTCGATGCCCCGCTCGGGTGGTTGGCTCAATACGCTCAAGGTGGTTCTGGGCTTCGTGGAGCTGGCCATGGCCTTTAAGTTTCTGAGCTCGGCCGACCTGTCCTACCACTGGGGCCTGCTGCCCCGCCCGGTGTTCCTGGCCATCTGGATTGTGCTGGCAGGCCTGCTGGGCATGTATCTGCTGGGTAAAATCCGCCTGCCCCACGACAGCGACAATCCCCGGGTGAGCGTGCCCCACCTGCTGCTGGGCGCCGTGGCCTTGTCGTTTATGCTTTACATGGTGCCCGGCTTGTTTGGCGCCCCGCTCAATGCCCTATCGGCGTTGGCGCCGCCGCCCGCCCGCCAGGATTTTGCCTGGCTCGGCAGCGGCGCGGCTCCGGCCACAGCTACTGCCGCCGAGCTGTGCACCTCGCCCCGCTACGCCGAAGTGCTGGAGCTGCCCCATAATCTGTCGGGCTACTTCACGCTGCAGGAAGCTCTGGCCTGCGCCAAAGAAAAGAACAAGCCCATTTTCGTGGATTTCACCGGCCACAACTGCGGCAACTGCCGGGTGATGGAAGCCGGCGTCTGGAGCGACCCGCGGGTGCTGCAGCGCCTGCGCGACGACTACATCATCGTGGCCCTGTACGCCGATGACAAAACTGAGCTGCCCGCCGACCAGTGGTATACTTCCAAGCGCGACCAGCGGGTGAAAAAGACTTTGGGCGAGCAGAACCTGGACTTCCAGATCAGCCGCTTCAACATGAATGCCCAGCCCTATTACACGCTGCTCAGCCCCAGCAGCACGCTGGAAAACCCGGTGGTACTGGCCCCGGCCGTTACCTATGAGTCGGACGTTAATAAATTCATCCGTTTCCTCGATGCGGGCAAGGCTCAGCACCAGCGCCAAAACGCACCCGTGGCCCGCCGCTAA
- a CDS encoding AsnC family transcriptional regulator — translation MARNYELDDTDRKILALLIEDAKIPYTEIARKVHVSGGTVHVRMARLEELGIVKGATLKIDYQKLGYGVSAFLGIYLLKSSVYASVVEQLREIPEVVSIHFTTGAYGVFARLVCRDTQHLRDVLHDRVQLIEGIERTETLISLEETMNRAIQLQ, via the coding sequence ATGGCCCGCAATTACGAACTTGACGACACCGACCGCAAAATATTGGCACTTCTGATTGAAGACGCCAAGATTCCCTACACCGAAATTGCCCGTAAAGTCCACGTTTCGGGCGGTACCGTGCACGTGCGCATGGCCCGCCTCGAAGAATTGGGCATTGTGAAGGGGGCTACCCTCAAAATTGACTACCAAAAGCTCGGGTACGGGGTCAGTGCTTTTCTCGGAATTTACCTGCTCAAGAGCTCAGTCTACGCCAGCGTGGTGGAGCAACTGCGCGAAATTCCGGAGGTGGTCAGCATCCATTTTACCACTGGCGCCTACGGCGTATTTGCCCGCCTCGTGTGCCGCGACACCCAGCACCTGCGCGACGTGCTCCACGACCGGGTGCAGCTCATCGAGGGTATCGAGCGCACCGAAACGCTTATTTCGCTCGAGGAAACCATGAACCGCGCCATTCAGCTGCAGTAG
- a CDS encoding energy transducer TonB, which translates to MKALLIAFLATAALVPPARAQSLPAVYLNARDEETVPDSATHYRVVDRKKGEGGYAMRDYALNGTLLLRGTLTGLEPAVRNGLFTWYHPNGNKAGQVHYHNDEADGVYVSWYEDGKVSQRGEYTDGMRTGKWISVHRNGQKRSEGTYVASRPHGEWRYYYDTGQLSAVERLENGRSTNLKFFNLEGELYAGIPRRRQAAEFPGGQAALMQYLARNTIYSKAARRKNITGKVYVSYTVGEDGRVSQVRVVRGLAPEVDIEARRVVAALPAFKPGREYNVPTAMTYTLPIMFAPNFKLFGGVKATQTPPTEARAGNPDDSY; encoded by the coding sequence ATGAAAGCGCTACTCATTGCATTTTTGGCGACGGCCGCCCTCGTGCCCCCAGCCCGGGCGCAAAGCCTGCCGGCCGTATACTTGAATGCCCGCGACGAAGAAACCGTGCCCGACAGTGCCACACACTACCGGGTGGTGGACCGCAAAAAAGGCGAAGGCGGCTACGCCATGCGCGACTACGCCCTCAATGGCACCCTGCTGCTGCGCGGTACGCTCACCGGCTTGGAGCCAGCCGTGCGCAATGGGCTCTTTACCTGGTATCACCCCAATGGCAACAAGGCCGGGCAGGTGCACTACCACAACGACGAAGCCGACGGGGTGTACGTGTCGTGGTACGAGGATGGCAAAGTGAGCCAGCGCGGGGAGTACACCGACGGCATGCGCACCGGCAAGTGGATCAGCGTGCACCGGAACGGGCAAAAACGCTCGGAGGGCACCTACGTGGCCAGCCGGCCCCACGGCGAGTGGCGCTACTACTACGATACGGGCCAGCTCAGCGCCGTGGAGCGGCTCGAAAACGGGCGCAGCACCAACCTGAAGTTTTTCAACCTGGAAGGTGAGCTGTATGCCGGCATACCGCGGCGTCGGCAGGCGGCCGAATTCCCCGGAGGGCAGGCGGCTTTGATGCAGTATTTGGCCCGCAACACGATTTACTCCAAGGCCGCCCGGCGCAAGAATATTACCGGCAAAGTATACGTGTCGTACACGGTGGGCGAGGACGGACGGGTAAGCCAGGTACGCGTCGTGCGCGGTTTGGCCCCCGAGGTCGATATTGAGGCCCGCCGGGTAGTGGCCGCCCTGCCCGCTTTCAAGCCCGGGCGCGAGTATAACGTGCCCACGGCCATGACCTACACGCTGCCCATCATGTTTGCCCCTAACTTCAAGCTCTTTGGTGGCGTGAAGGCTACCCAGACGCCCCCCACCGAAGCCCGCGCCGGCAACCCCGACGACAGTTATTAG
- the trxA gene encoding thioredoxin codes for MGHKAIEITDANFDQIINSDKPVLVDFWAEWCGPCRMVGPVVEELAGEYEGKAIIGKVDVDSNPQTSAKFGIRSIPTLLVFKNGQIVDKQVGAVPKHVLAQKLDAQVTV; via the coding sequence ATGGGACATAAAGCCATCGAGATTACCGATGCTAACTTCGACCAGATCATCAACTCCGACAAACCCGTGCTCGTGGATTTCTGGGCCGAGTGGTGCGGTCCGTGCCGCATGGTGGGCCCGGTCGTTGAGGAGCTGGCCGGCGAATACGAAGGCAAAGCCATTATCGGCAAAGTCGACGTAGACTCCAACCCCCAGACCTCGGCTAAGTTTGGCATCCGCAGCATCCCGACGCTGCTCGTGTTCAAAAACGGCCAGATCGTGGACAAGCAAGTAGGCGCCGTGCCCAAGCACGTGCTGGCCCAGAAACTGGATGCCCAGGTAACCGTCTAA
- a CDS encoding TIGR01777 family oxidoreductase, which translates to MERPKMILAGGTGFLGQHLTRYFTLLGYRVVVLSRRAGAGQVAWNGRTLGAWAAELEGAAVVLNLAGRTVDCRYTAVNRYAITRSRTESTRVLGQAIAACQTPPPVWLNLSTATIYTDTPADEPANTEADGRIGRNFSEMVAQRWEAEFWVAATPCTRRLALRTAIVLGPDGGALPVMARLARFGLGTPQGTGRQWISWLHVLDFCRAVEFLLARPDLDGTFNLCAPQPLPNHGFNGLLDHYYRPRFHLPQPRWLLEIGAFLLGTETELVLKSRKVVPARLVQAGFRFQFPSCEQALADLVPQLP; encoded by the coding sequence ATGGAACGGCCCAAAATGATTCTTGCCGGGGGTACCGGGTTTCTTGGTCAGCACCTGACCCGCTATTTTACCTTGCTGGGCTACCGGGTGGTAGTGCTGAGTCGGCGGGCGGGAGCCGGGCAGGTAGCCTGGAACGGCCGAACCCTGGGCGCCTGGGCCGCCGAGCTGGAAGGGGCAGCCGTGGTGCTAAACCTGGCGGGCCGCACCGTGGACTGCCGCTACACGGCCGTCAATCGGTACGCCATTACCCGCAGCCGCACCGAAAGCACCCGGGTGCTGGGTCAGGCCATTGCCGCTTGCCAAACTCCCCCACCCGTTTGGCTGAACCTGTCCACGGCCACGATTTACACCGATACCCCGGCCGATGAGCCGGCCAATACCGAAGCCGACGGCCGCATTGGCCGCAACTTTTCCGAAATGGTAGCCCAGCGCTGGGAAGCCGAATTCTGGGTGGCCGCCACGCCCTGCACCCGTCGGCTGGCCTTGCGCACGGCTATCGTGTTGGGGCCCGACGGTGGGGCCCTGCCGGTAATGGCACGCCTGGCGCGCTTCGGGCTGGGCACGCCCCAGGGCACGGGCCGGCAGTGGATAAGTTGGCTGCACGTGCTGGACTTCTGCCGGGCCGTGGAGTTTCTGCTGGCTCGCCCCGACCTGGACGGCACCTTCAACCTCTGCGCACCCCAGCCGCTGCCCAACCACGGATTCAACGGCCTGCTCGACCATTATTACCGGCCCCGCTTCCATTTGCCCCAGCCGCGGTGGCTACTCGAAATCGGGGCGTTTTTGCTGGGTACCGAGACTGAGCTGGTGCTGAAAAGTCGCAAAGTAGTACCCGCGCGGCTGGTGCAGGCGGGTTTCCGGTTCCAGTTTCCCAGCTGCGAGCAGGCTCTGGCCGACCTCGTGCCCCAGCTTCCCTAG
- a CDS encoding GbsR/MarR family transcriptional regulator, whose translation MQLDEAKRRFIEGWGTLGSAWGVSRTMAQVHALLLVSLGALSTEDIMEQLQISRGNVNMNVRALMDWGIVRKELRPGERREFFSAEKDIHRVATLILKERRRRELEPIVRVLGEIRQVEPSPTATPEETAAFTQMIGSIQNFADFADRAAATLIKADENWFLSTFMKLMRPGP comes from the coding sequence ATGCAACTCGACGAAGCCAAGCGCAGATTCATTGAAGGCTGGGGTACCCTGGGTTCGGCCTGGGGCGTGAGTCGCACGATGGCGCAGGTTCACGCGCTGCTGCTGGTGTCGCTAGGGGCCCTGAGTACCGAGGATATCATGGAGCAGCTCCAGATTTCGCGGGGCAACGTGAATATGAATGTGCGGGCCCTCATGGACTGGGGCATTGTGCGCAAAGAGCTGCGGCCGGGCGAGCGGCGCGAGTTTTTCTCGGCCGAAAAGGATATTCACCGTGTGGCCACCCTGATCCTGAAGGAGCGCCGCCGCCGGGAGTTGGAGCCCATTGTGCGGGTGCTGGGTGAAATCCGGCAGGTGGAGCCCTCTCCCACCGCCACGCCCGAGGAAACCGCAGCCTTTACCCAGATGATTGGCAGCATTCAGAACTTCGCCGATTTTGCCGACCGCGCCGCCGCCACGCTCATCAAGGCCGACGAAAACTGGTTTCTGAGCACCTTTATGAAGCTCATGCGGCCGGGGCCATAG